CGTGACGGGGTTGAAGGGATTGGGCGCGGCGGAAAGGGTCAGGCTGGCAGGTCGGGTGGGCGACGCCGCCACGGACAGGATGCTGTCGTCCAAAAACAACTCGATGCCCGAAGCTTCGAAGTGACGGACCAGCCAGCCACCATCCAGCAGCGCGTAGTCGGGGATGGGGTTGCCGGCGTCAATCTCCCAGTGAGCGGTTTGCACCAGGGGGCTTTCCTCGATCAGGTCAAAGAGGAAGAGCTCTGTGCCATACCCCCAGATCGGCGTGAAGTGCGCACCGATCAGCAAGCGATCTGGTCCTGCCCAGAGGCCGCGAAAGGTGTAATACTCTATGACGCGCTCAGTCTCCACCTGTGGCGCGAATGGATCCGCGAGAGTGTGCACCGTCAGATGAGTGTGCTCATAACCACCGCTGTACGCTCCCCACGCCGACACCAGCCGGTCCCCACAGAACGCGGTCCGCATGTTCCAGGAGAGGAATGGCAGGGACGCCCCCTCATGAACATGCTCCAGGTCGCGGGCATCGATCAAGCGGATCGCCTCGAGGTACTCGGAGCAGGCGACGATGCCGCCACCGATGGCCAGGTCCGAGACTTCACCTACCGGCAGGCGCAGGCGTTCCTGTGGAAGGCCAGGATCCTCCAGCGAGAGGAGCACCAACTCACCTGCGGCCACATAGGCGGCGCGCAGGCCGTCCAGGCACATCCGTTCAAGACCGGGGGCCGGAATCGAGCAGAGGACAGTCGGGGCACTGGGGTTGGCCAGGTCGATCACCAGCAGACTGGAGTCCGCGCCCGCCAAGGCAAGGCTGCCGCTGACCGTTACACCAACGCCATCCGGTAGCGGGAGCGCGGCCACAGGCTCCAGGCGGGCGTCCGCCTGCCTGAACACGCGCAGCTCGCGCTGCCGCACCAGCAAGTGGTCGCCGCTGCGGCCGACACCGCGGATGGCACCCGATGCTGGAAGAGAGGAAGTCACGACCAGCTCACTGGGGTTGGCGAGATCGATCCAGTGGACGGTGTCGTTGGCGACGAACAAGGCCTGTCCATTCCCGATCCTCAATTGACGACAGCCCGCCACTTGGAGCGTGTCCAGCACCTGCATGTGGGGAGTGGTCTGGGCGGAGACATGCAGGGATAAGGTGCCCGACGGCCCGGAGGCCAGCACCAGTGGGCCGTCCGCCTGACTGGCCAGGGTGATCTCCTCCGGCGGGTCCGGCATGGAAAGGGTCTGGTCCAGGGTCCAAGTGGCGGGATCCAGCACCTGCAGACCAAACCACGTGCTAATGAGCAGGTGGTGATCCACGGCGACCAGCGGATTGTGCAAGTCCCAGGCAAACCCATCGATCCATCCCAACGACTGCGCGGGTTCCTGCGGAATCCCCTCGCCCAGCGCCAGCCAGCGCTGGTCCACCCACACATCCCAGCAAGCGCCACAGCAGTCGCTGTAGTCACCCACCAGGGTGTCGCCCACAAAGGCGGCACAGTAGCCCCCGAAGTTGTCTCCCCACCCACCCAGGGGATACTGGGCCACAACGGGCTGCTGCGGATCCTCGAGGTCCAGCAACGGCATCCATGGCGAGACCGGCAGGAGCCAGCGTCCATGCCGTAGCAGCTGCGTGGCGCAGTCAGAGCCTTGCCAGGTCCAAACAGGCGGATCCCAGCCGTTCTGCGGGCGGCGCATCTCCAGCAGGCCATCCGCCCTCAACACCAGCAGCAGGCCGTCCCAGTCCAGCAGATCCACAGGGGGCGACTCCAGCACCAGGCTGTCCAGCAGGACCGGCGGGTTCACGGCCACGTCCCAGCGCTCCAGCACGCGTCCGCAGTTGCGGAAGAGTTCGCCCTCCACCTGCAAGGCCGTGCGGGTGGCATCCACGGGCCAGTCGCCCAGCGGAACCAGTTCGGCGGCGGCGGGGAGGACCAGCTGCGTGACACATCCCAGGACCAACAGCTGTCGCGGAATCATGGAGCTCTCCTTGCGGCCCGCCCTACTTCACCAGGGCCAGTTTCGTCAGCGCCGTGCGGCCCTCGGCCTCCAGGCGCGCGAAGTAAATGCCGCTGGCCAGGGCGGACCCGTCGAAAGTGATCTCATGGTGGCCGGCGGCGAAGTCCCCGGCGGCGGGCAGCGCCACCTCGCGCCCCAGCAGATCGAACACCGCCAACCGCACGGCACCCGGCCGCTCCAGAGTGAAGGAGAGGCGTGTGACCGGATTGAAGGGATTGGGCGCGGCGGCGAGGGTCAGGGCACGGGGCCGCACGGGCGCGGGCTCCACGGGCAGGACGCTGTCGTCCAGCCACACCCGGGCGCCGGCGCCGGGCAGGGACACGGCCAGGCGCCCGGCCACCTCGTCGTCGGAGAGGGCCAGCAACCCCGCACCCCAGCCCAGCTGCTGCCCGGTGCGCAGCCAGCCCTGCTGCGGATCGAACCGGTAGGTGTGGAGGAAGGTGGTGCCGGGGGTCTCCATGTCCCAGGACTCCAGCATGAACAGGGCGAGGCGTTCCGTTCCCCCGCGCACCACCGCGATCCAGACATCCTCCGGCAGGGTTTGATTCAGCAGGAGAACCGGCTGCGTGGGGTCGGTGGCGTCGTAGGTCTTCAGCTGCAGGATGGCATTCCGGAACACGGCGACAACGAGCCGGTGGCCCACGAAATCAAAGGACCAGCTGTCGTCGGGCAGCAGGGCTCCCAGTTCCAACTGGTCCGCGCTCAACCGGAACAGCTGGATGCCTCCGCTGGCCAGATTTGCGGCCGCCACGTTGCCGTTGCCGCGCGCATCCAGGAAGGTCAGACCCGGAATCACGAGGTGATCCACGAAGCGCGGTTCCGTCGGCGTGCTCAGGTCCCACAGGGCGAGGGTGTCGTTGTCGTAGGTGAGGGCCCAGGGCTCGCACAGGGTGAGTCCCAGATGGGACGAAGTGGGCAGCGTGGCCACCACTTGCCCTTCCTCGCCTACCGGCCAGCGGATGACGGCGGTTCCCTGTGGAACCTGGGCCAGGATCAGCTCGCTGCCCGCGTCCAGGAACGAGCCGGCACCCAGTTCCAGGCTGCCCACCTGTTCCAGGCCTTCCTCCGTGGAGCGCAGCATGTACAACTTGTCCTGGCGGACCATGAGGCGTTCCCCGGCCCAGGCCAGCGCCAGGATCGGACCCGGCGCGGCCAGGCTGCGCACGGGGACGAGATCTCCTGTGGTGTCCAGCCACGTGCTGCGGGACCGACCCGTCACCAGCAGCTGGCCCGGCAGGACCTGGGCGTCCTGGCCGCCCGGCACGCCCAGGCGCTGGGTCACCTCCAGCATGGGATCCGCCTGGGGATCCACCCGGACCTGAAAGAGGCTGTCGACCTGGCTCACCCAACCGAGCTGGCCTGCCGCCGCCAGGGTGGAGGCCCGAACGCGGAAGGGCAGGGACGCCACGCGCTGCCAACTGGGTGGGCCCACCCAATCCAGCGTGCCGCCTCCGCCCCCGATCAGCACGCCGCCCGCCACGCCGGCCGCACCGCCGCTTAGCCAATCCCAGCCGATGTCGTCGATTGGATAGATGTCCGTGGACTGGCCCAGGGAATCCAACTGCATGTGGAAACCTCCTGGGCTGAGTTCCCCGGCTTGTTCACAGCTGGGGTTGAGCTCCCCCACCAGATGCCCGTCCACACTGGCGGCGAAGTTTCCGCCCCAGATGGAGGCCGGAGGCAGGCCCTCCCCGAGGACGTGCGGCAACAACACGGGGGAGCGGGGCTCCGTCATGTCCACCAGCCGCACCTCGCCCTGACCCATGGGCAGGAGCAGGTTGCCGTGCCGGAGCAATTGGGTGGCGCAGTTGCCGGCGTCCAGGTCCCAGATGGGCGAACGCCAGTCCTCGGCAAGATCGCGCGCCTCCAGCACGCCGTCTTCCCGCAGCACGAGCAGCAGGCCGTCCCACTCCAGCAGATCCACGGGCGGACTGTCCAGGACCTGACCGTCCACCGGCAAGGGCGGATCACTGGTCAGATCCCAGCGCTCCAGCACGCGACCATAGTTGCGGATGAGTTCGTCATCCACCTGCAGGGCGGCGCGGGTGGCGTCCACGGGCCAGTCGCCCAGGGGAACCAGCTCGGCGGCGACGGGGAGCGCAGTCAGCACTCCGAACAGAATGGCAGGAAATCGGAACATGGCACGACCTCCGCTGTCAGAAATGGAGAGAGGTTCATCTTTGGGGGGGGAGTGACGAGGGGAAGAACCGCACGAGCCGTGCCAGATGAGAACAAGACCGTCATCCTGACGCGGCCGGAATCCTGTGGACAGGCGAGGCGAAGCCAACTCCCTTCCCCCACGCCCCGTGGGGGAAGGCGTCGCGCAGCGACGGGGGATGGGGGCAATGGGACGTGAGTTCCCCCATCCCTTCGCGCCCGACATCCGTCGGTCGCGCCTTCCCCCACGGGGCGTGGGGGAAGGGAGTGGCTTCGCCTCGTCCAGACGAACACCACTGGGATGCGAATTGGATGCGATCCTGCCAAGGAGAAGGGGCTCAGGGCCGTTCGGCGGCGTCCTTCAGGGACTCCAACCCCTGCTCGAACATCGGCCCGATCATCTTCCCCGCCAGCAGGGCGAAGTAGGGGCCCACCCCGGGCATGTCCATCTCGCCGTCCATGCTCCAGCTCAGCACCAGCGTGCCGTTCGGGCCGGGCTCGGCGCTCATGACGGAGTGGTTGGGCGTGGGGCTGTCGGCGAAGAACACGTCGTACTCCACCCGGCCGGGCTGCACGCGGGTCAGCTCCAGCCGACCGCCGCCGTTCTTGTCCGTCCAGCTCTGGCTGGCGCCCGGGCCGGAGGTGACGGCTCCCAGCGTGGTGACGATGGTGCTGTCCGCCTTCTCCCAGGGCGACCATTCGGGCCAGCGCGTCAGGTCATCCAAGAGCGGCTGAACGCGCTCCAGCGACGCCGTAGTGCCCAGGCTGCGCTCGATGTAGTAGCGGTCTGGCAGCACGAAGCCGCCCAGCACCAGCAGGCCGATCAGGACGGCCAAGGCAAGGAGAATCTTCTTTCCCATCCGGGTCTTCCTTTCATCGCAATTGTGCGTGGCTGGTTTTGATTCTCCCGCATGTTCGCCAATCCGCGGCAGTGGGGGAAGGGAATTCATCAACAGCCGAGTGCCCCCTTTCCCGGCGCAGCATGAGGTCCCGAGGAAGTGCGAGGCGAAGCCAATTCCCTTCCCCCACGCCCCGTGGGGGAAGGCGCGACCGACGGATGTCGGGCGCGATGGGATAGGGGAACTCAGCACTTGCGGCCCCCATCCCCTGCCGCTGCGCGGCACCTTCCCCCGCCGGGGGCGAGGGAAGGGAATCAGGCGCCGCCACCGAACCAATCCCTCCGCCTCCGGCTTGCTTTTCGAGGTTTTACTGTTAATATTTCAACATGAATTGAGCGTCGGGGAGCCCAGCGGGCTGACCGGCCTTTCGGGCTCCGGGCCGTGGCACGGTCGCCCCCATGAACCGAACCATCCGTTCCGGCGCTGCCGGGGCGACGACAACAGGAGTGCGTCATGCTGGTATTGGAGCGCGAGGGCCTGGGCCGGCTGATCCGCGAGCTCTGCGACCGTCACGGCCGCAGCCGCCCGGCTCTGCTGCCCATCCTGCAAGAGCTGCAGGAGACCCAGGGCTGGATCTCGGACTACGCCATGCAGGAGGTGGCCCGGCACCTGGACATCCACCCGGTGGAAGTCTATTCGGTCATCACCTTCTATGCCTTCCTCAACAGCGAGAAGAAGGGCCGCTTCGTGATCCGGCTCTGCCGCACCATCTCCTGCGACATGCGAGACAAGGATCGCGTGGCCCGGCAGCTGGAGCAGGAGTTGGGCATCAAGTTCGGCCAGACCACGGCCGACGGCCGCTTCACGCTGGAGTGGACCAATTGCATGGGCATGTGCGACCAGGGTCCGGCGCTGATGGTCAACAAGCAGATCTTCACGCAGATCAGCCCGCAGCGGGCCCACGAGATCATCGAGTCCTGCCGGCGGATCTACGCGCTCTATCCGGAGCGCAGCGAGGACACGGCCCTGGAGGCGGCGGGCGCCGTCCGGGTTCAGGCGGGCCAGGCGGCCCTGGAGGCGCGCTCATGAGCAGCAAGAACCATCCCTCCATCCTCTTCCGCGAGAGCCAGCCGGACGAGGGGCTGAAGAAGGCCCTGGGCCTCAAGCGCGTGGACGTGATCAGCATGGTGCGCGAGTCCGGCCTGCGCGGCCGCGGCGGCGCCGGCTTCCCCACGGGCGTCAAGTGGAACTTCGCCGCCCTGGCCCAGGACGAGACCAAGTACGTGGTCTGCAACGCCGACGAGGGCG
This genomic interval from Candidatus Delongbacteria bacterium contains the following:
- the nuoE gene encoding NADH-quinone oxidoreductase subunit NuoE, with the protein product MLVLEREGLGRLIRELCDRHGRSRPALLPILQELQETQGWISDYAMQEVARHLDIHPVEVYSVITFYAFLNSEKKGRFVIRLCRTISCDMRDKDRVARQLEQELGIKFGQTTADGRFTLEWTNCMGMCDQGPALMVNKQIFTQISPQRAHEIIESCRRIYALYPERSEDTALEAAGAVRVQAGQAALEARS
- a CDS encoding T9SS type A sorting domain-containing protein — its product is MIPRQLLVLGCVTQLVLPAAAELVPLGDWPVDATRTALQVEGELFRNCGRVLERWDVAVNPPVLLDSLVLESPPVDLLDWDGLLLVLRADGLLEMRRPQNGWDPPVWTWQGSDCATQLLRHGRWLLPVSPWMPLLDLEDPQQPVVAQYPLGGWGDNFGGYCAAFVGDTLVGDYSDCCGACWDVWVDQRWLALGEGIPQEPAQSLGWIDGFAWDLHNPLVAVDHHLLISTWFGLQVLDPATWTLDQTLSMPDPPEEITLASQADGPLVLASGPSGTLSLHVSAQTTPHMQVLDTLQVAGCRQLRIGNGQALFVANDTVHWIDLANPSELVVTSSLPASGAIRGVGRSGDHLLVRQRELRVFRQADARLEPVAALPLPDGVGVTVSGSLALAGADSSLLVIDLANPSAPTVLCSIPAPGLERMCLDGLRAAYVAAGELVLLSLEDPGLPQERLRLPVGEVSDLAIGGGIVACSEYLEAIRLIDARDLEHVHEGASLPFLSWNMRTAFCGDRLVSAWGAYSGGYEHTHLTVHTLADPFAPQVETERVIEYYTFRGLWAGPDRLLIGAHFTPIWGYGTELFLFDLIEESPLVQTAHWEIDAGNPIPDYALLDGGWLVRHFEASGIELFLDDSILSVAASPTRPASLTLSAAPNPFNPVTRLSFTLERPGAVRLAVFDLLGREVAVLVDGDCAAGARSVTLDAGALASGVYFARLEAAGHSTVVKLALLR
- a CDS encoding SRPBCC family protein; protein product: MGKKILLALAVLIGLLVLGGFVLPDRYYIERSLGTTASLERVQPLLDDLTRWPEWSPWEKADSTIVTTLGAVTSGPGASQSWTDKNGGGRLELTRVQPGRVEYDVFFADSPTPNHSVMSAEPGPNGTLVLSWSMDGEMDMPGVGPYFALLAGKMIGPMFEQGLESLKDAAERP
- a CDS encoding T9SS type A sorting domain-containing protein yields the protein MFRFPAILFGVLTALPVAAELVPLGDWPVDATRAALQVDDELIRNYGRVLERWDLTSDPPLPVDGQVLDSPPVDLLEWDGLLLVLREDGVLEARDLAEDWRSPIWDLDAGNCATQLLRHGNLLLPMGQGEVRLVDMTEPRSPVLLPHVLGEGLPPASIWGGNFAASVDGHLVGELNPSCEQAGELSPGGFHMQLDSLGQSTDIYPIDDIGWDWLSGGAAGVAGGVLIGGGGGTLDWVGPPSWQRVASLPFRVRASTLAAAGQLGWVSQVDSLFQVRVDPQADPMLEVTQRLGVPGGQDAQVLPGQLLVTGRSRSTWLDTTGDLVPVRSLAAPGPILALAWAGERLMVRQDKLYMLRSTEEGLEQVGSLELGAGSFLDAGSELILAQVPQGTAVIRWPVGEEGQVVATLPTSSHLGLTLCEPWALTYDNDTLALWDLSTPTEPRFVDHLVIPGLTFLDARGNGNVAAANLASGGIQLFRLSADQLELGALLPDDSWSFDFVGHRLVVAVFRNAILQLKTYDATDPTQPVLLLNQTLPEDVWIAVVRGGTERLALFMLESWDMETPGTTFLHTYRFDPQQGWLRTGQQLGWGAGLLALSDDEVAGRLAVSLPGAGARVWLDDSVLPVEPAPVRPRALTLAAAPNPFNPVTRLSFTLERPGAVRLAVFDLLGREVALPAAGDFAAGHHEITFDGSALASGIYFARLEAEGRTALTKLALVK